A genomic region of Exiguobacterium oxidotolerans JCM 12280 contains the following coding sequences:
- a CDS encoding aminotransferase class I/II-fold pyridoxal phosphate-dependent enzyme — translation MKQIPLSIPHLSGQEARYVTEALETNWVAPLGPNVEAFEAGMRSYTKAEAALATSSGTAAIHLALATLGVTTGDDVFCQSLTFVASVNPIRYVGARPVLIDSEEETWNMSPAALRRAMIQAATRGRLPKAVIVVHLYGVVAKIEELSAICAEYDVPLIEDAAESLGSTINGRMTGTFGTFGIYSFNGNKIITTSSGGMLVANDPHLIERAFYLSTQARQPVLHYEHTEVGFNYRMSNVSAGIGRGQLEVIEDRVAARRKIFQRYTRAFDMLDATQYQAEIEGSRANRWLTALTLPGGMEQRDQLIIRLQQDHIESRPVWKPMHLQPVYRDVPFITSDGIDVSGRLFAEGLCLPSASQMTFTEQALVIRSVRQGIVEDVRRNVRL, via the coding sequence ATGAAGCAAATTCCATTATCCATCCCACACCTCAGTGGTCAAGAAGCACGTTACGTCACGGAAGCACTCGAAACGAACTGGGTCGCACCACTCGGACCGAACGTCGAAGCCTTTGAAGCCGGCATGCGCTCCTATACCAAAGCAGAAGCCGCCCTCGCGACGAGTAGCGGCACGGCAGCAATCCATCTCGCCCTCGCGACGCTCGGTGTGACGACGGGAGATGACGTCTTCTGTCAGTCGTTGACGTTCGTCGCCTCCGTCAATCCGATTCGTTACGTCGGTGCCCGTCCTGTCCTGATTGATTCGGAAGAGGAGACGTGGAACATGTCACCCGCGGCACTCCGGCGAGCCATGATTCAAGCCGCGACACGCGGACGCCTGCCGAAAGCCGTCATCGTCGTCCATTTATACGGGGTCGTCGCAAAGATTGAAGAGTTGAGTGCGATTTGCGCCGAGTATGACGTTCCGTTGATTGAGGACGCAGCCGAATCACTCGGTTCGACGATTAACGGTCGAATGACGGGAACATTCGGGACGTTCGGAATCTATTCGTTCAACGGCAACAAAATCATCACGACATCAAGTGGCGGAATGCTTGTCGCAAACGATCCGCATTTGATTGAACGGGCGTTTTATCTCTCGACGCAAGCTCGGCAACCGGTCCTTCATTATGAACATACAGAAGTCGGATTTAATTACCGGATGAGTAATGTCTCAGCCGGCATCGGACGCGGACAGCTCGAAGTCATCGAAGACCGCGTCGCGGCACGTCGGAAAATCTTTCAGCGATATACGCGGGCCTTCGACATGCTCGACGCCACACAGTACCAAGCAGAGATTGAAGGGAGTCGCGCCAATCGCTGGTTGACGGCTTTGACATTACCGGGAGGAATGGAACAACGGGATCAATTGATCATCCGCTTACAACAGGATCACATCGAGTCACGACCGGTCTGGAAACCGATGCACTTGCAACCGGTCTACCGGGATGTCCCGTTCATTACAAGTGACGGGATTGATGTCAGCGGTCGCTTGTTTGCTGAAGGACTCTGTCTACCGTCTGCCTCACAGATGACGTTCACGGAACAAGCACTCGTGATTCGCTCCGTTCGTCAAGGTATCGTTGAGGATGTTCGACGCAACGTTCGGCTATGA
- a CDS encoding lipid II:glycine glycyltransferase FemX yields MMSLSDERLIHDPTEWDALVSQYRLDCYYEHAYFALEEVGIPEMFFCPTEFGTLIYPYLKRPIDGTPYHDITTPYGYGGPVFVGLWSLDQIREVRQHFLEYCQTEQIITETIRFHPLLQNVELGQYWCRSTKELQRTVTIELTDTFETIEGGCSKMTRRNIRKARKEGVTVRDASEADYETFERLYRLTMDKHDAAPRYYFSHTYFEQFTRGELDAELLVAERGGNIIGGCLVLYGDRFAHYHLGASDPEQLQVRPNHLLFAEMIRRAKQKGMVAIHLGGGTTPDETDSLLVYKSSFNEGSRTFFSIGSSVLDDIAYEQVNRSFLKNNPSAAASNWFPTYRTPIRHLSQRGEETS; encoded by the coding sequence ATGATGTCATTAAGCGATGAACGACTCATCCATGATCCGACCGAATGGGACGCACTCGTCAGTCAGTATCGCCTCGATTGTTATTACGAACATGCCTACTTCGCACTTGAAGAAGTAGGCATCCCGGAGATGTTCTTCTGTCCGACGGAATTCGGAACATTGATCTACCCCTACTTGAAACGACCGATTGATGGGACGCCATATCACGACATCACGACACCATACGGTTACGGTGGACCGGTCTTCGTCGGTTTATGGTCGCTCGACCAAATCCGAGAGGTTCGCCAACACTTTCTTGAATACTGTCAAACGGAACAAATCATCACGGAAACGATCCGTTTTCATCCGCTCCTACAAAACGTTGAACTCGGTCAATACTGGTGTCGTTCGACGAAGGAACTTCAACGGACGGTGACAATCGAGCTGACGGATACTTTCGAAACGATTGAAGGCGGATGTTCAAAAATGACACGACGAAATATTCGCAAAGCACGGAAAGAGGGCGTGACGGTCCGGGACGCCAGTGAGGCGGACTATGAGACATTCGAACGACTCTATCGGTTGACGATGGACAAGCATGATGCCGCACCCCGCTATTACTTTTCGCACACCTACTTCGAACAGTTTACGAGAGGGGAGTTAGACGCAGAACTCCTCGTCGCTGAACGAGGTGGGAACATCATCGGCGGGTGCCTCGTCTTATACGGTGACCGATTCGCCCACTATCACCTCGGGGCGTCGGATCCAGAGCAATTGCAAGTCCGTCCGAATCATCTTTTGTTTGCTGAAATGATTCGACGTGCGAAACAGAAAGGGATGGTTGCGATTCATCTCGGGGGCGGAACCACACCAGATGAAACAGACAGCCTGCTCGTATATAAAAGCTCGTTTAACGAAGGGAGCAGAACGTTCTTCTCAATCGGAAGCTCGGTCCTGGACGACATCGCGTACGAACAAGTGAACCGAAGTTTCTTAAAAAACAATCCGTCAGCCGCAGCGTCGAACTGGTTTCCGACTTACCGCACACCGATCCGTCACTTGTCGCAACGAGGGGAGGAAACATCATGA
- a CDS encoding sugar transferase, translated as MKRTFDFTISLVAILILLPVYLFVALFIYTKLGRPIFFNQVRPGYKGQLFKIYKFRTMSNETDAEGLLLPDEQRIPHAMEWIRRLSLDEIPQFFNIVRGQMSFVGPRPLLVSYLNHYSKEQMTRHDVLPGLTGWAQIHGRNATTWQERLEQDQWYAAHQTFRLDLYILMKTVKIVVSSEGNSTEHQTGMGEFKGLDGGVPHDVIKR; from the coding sequence ATGAAACGGACATTCGATTTCACAATCAGCCTAGTCGCGATTCTCATCTTACTCCCCGTTTACCTGTTCGTCGCCTTGTTCATTTATACGAAGCTCGGTCGACCGATTTTCTTCAATCAAGTTCGCCCTGGTTATAAAGGACAGTTATTTAAAATTTATAAATTCCGGACGATGTCGAACGAGACGGATGCGGAGGGCCTCTTACTCCCAGACGAACAACGGATCCCGCACGCGATGGAATGGATTCGGCGGCTCAGCTTGGATGAAATCCCACAATTCTTCAATATCGTCCGCGGTCAGATGAGTTTCGTCGGGCCACGCCCGCTCCTCGTCAGTTACTTGAACCACTATTCGAAAGAGCAGATGACGCGGCATGACGTGTTGCCTGGACTAACCGGTTGGGCACAAATCCATGGACGGAACGCGACGACGTGGCAGGAACGGCTCGAACAAGATCAGTGGTATGCGGCGCATCAAACGTTTCGTCTCGATCTCTACATTCTCATGAAGACAGTAAAAATCGTCGTCTCCTCCGAAGGGAACTCGACAGAACATCAGACGGGGATGGGCGAGTTCAAAGGACTTGACGGAGGTGTTCCCCATGATGTCATTAAGCGATGA
- a CDS encoding glycosyltransferase family 4 protein: MASLRILQVCALDTTAETMLQPLLLALRDAGHDVGIACADTGASDKLAAQGFTMHDIPIERKIDWTSNWKTIRSIVHILKTGRYDAVHVHTPVAAALGRVAAKRAGTKHIVYTAHGFYFHEKMGRVTYQLTYSVEKWLARFATDYLLLQSGEDYELANRKRFKATKRLMHLGNGIDLTRFYPQARQGNEAFTFLFIGRIVEEKGVLELLNAFENVVSQEPDVRLIIAGEMMESERDQTTKHRFLERLREIPNIEYRGFVEDVPRLLQQVDAFVLPSHREGVPRSIIEAMATAKPVIATNIRGCREEVIDGTTGYLVDVHDETQLAARMTDLVNNPDQATEMGRAGFERAMKHFNEADVIKRQLDLFSTM; this comes from the coding sequence ATGGCGTCTTTAAGAATTCTCCAAGTCTGCGCGCTCGATACGACGGCGGAAACGATGCTGCAACCGTTACTGCTCGCGCTCCGCGACGCAGGGCACGATGTCGGGATTGCTTGTGCCGACACGGGCGCCTCCGACAAGCTGGCAGCACAAGGGTTTACGATGCATGACATTCCGATTGAACGGAAAATTGACTGGACGAGTAATTGGAAAACGATCCGCTCGATCGTTCACATTTTGAAGACGGGTCGCTATGACGCCGTCCATGTCCATACCCCTGTCGCGGCAGCGCTCGGACGGGTCGCAGCGAAACGAGCGGGGACGAAGCATATCGTCTACACGGCACACGGCTTTTACTTTCATGAAAAGATGGGACGGGTGACGTATCAATTGACCTATTCCGTCGAAAAATGGCTCGCCCGTTTCGCGACGGACTACCTCCTGCTCCAAAGCGGAGAAGATTATGAACTGGCGAACCGAAAACGTTTTAAGGCGACGAAACGATTGATGCATTTAGGGAATGGCATCGATTTGACCCGATTCTATCCACAGGCGCGACAAGGAAACGAAGCTTTCACCTTCCTGTTCATCGGACGAATCGTCGAGGAAAAAGGAGTGCTCGAACTCCTGAATGCTTTTGAAAACGTCGTGTCGCAAGAACCGGACGTCCGCTTGATCATCGCCGGTGAAATGATGGAGAGCGAACGGGATCAAACGACGAAACATCGTTTCCTCGAACGTCTACGCGAGATTCCGAATATCGAGTATCGAGGGTTCGTTGAAGATGTGCCACGACTTTTACAACAAGTCGATGCCTTCGTCCTGCCATCGCACCGAGAAGGGGTCCCGCGCTCAATCATCGAGGCGATGGCGACGGCGAAACCGGTCATCGCAACGAACATCCGAGGATGTCGGGAAGAAGTCATCGACGGGACGACCGGTTATTTGGTCGACGTCCATGATGAAACGCAGTTGGCAGCAAGAATGACCGATCTTGTGAACAATCCTGATCAAGCAACGGAGATGGGCCGGGCCGGATTCGAACGAGCGATGAAACATTTTAACGAAGCTGATGTCATCAAACGACAACTCGATCTCTTTTCGACTATGTAA
- a CDS encoding nucleotide sugar dehydrogenase: MNKAVKHITDTTTAETRSLPIANRSIAVVGLGYVGLPVAIAFGEKTGVVGFDIKEQRINELREGVDATLELTPFTLKNADVNYVTDAAALQASDFIIVAVPTPINAQNQPDLTPLLRASQLVGRQLNKGDIVVYESTVYPGATEEDCIPVLEESSGLQAGVDFFVGYSPERINPGDHEHTFKTIKKIVSAQDKKTLDIVAEVYEAVVEAGVHRASSIKVAEAAKIIENTQRDLNIALMNELAIIFDRMDIDTLEVLEAAGTKWNFLPFRPGLVGGHCIGVDPFYLTMKAESLGYHPEVILAGRRINDTMGRFIATSLVKNLIKQNMPVLGARVTVLGLSFKENVSDIRNSKVANLIKEIEEFGIEVQVTDRLVEKDEAKREYGIDLLDMTELKPADVVIFAVSHEEYVEGNWLLAKHLLKVGRGVVVDIKGMLAPAEKPEGVHLWRL; this comes from the coding sequence ATGAATAAGGCAGTCAAACACATCACGGATACGACAACAGCCGAAACACGATCACTTCCCATCGCCAACCGTTCCATTGCCGTCGTCGGCCTCGGCTACGTCGGTCTCCCGGTCGCCATCGCTTTCGGTGAAAAAACTGGTGTCGTCGGTTTTGACATCAAAGAACAACGGATCAATGAATTACGTGAAGGGGTCGATGCGACGCTCGAGCTGACACCGTTCACGTTAAAAAATGCCGACGTCAATTATGTAACGGATGCAGCAGCACTTCAAGCGAGTGACTTCATCATCGTCGCCGTACCGACACCAATCAATGCACAAAATCAACCGGACTTGACGCCGCTCTTACGGGCGTCCCAACTTGTCGGGCGCCAGCTGAATAAAGGCGACATCGTCGTCTACGAGTCGACGGTCTATCCGGGTGCGACAGAAGAAGATTGTATTCCGGTCCTTGAGGAATCTTCGGGTCTTCAAGCAGGCGTCGACTTCTTCGTCGGTTACTCACCGGAACGGATCAATCCGGGTGACCATGAACATACGTTCAAGACGATTAAAAAAATCGTTTCGGCACAGGATAAAAAAACGCTCGATATCGTCGCAGAAGTGTACGAAGCCGTCGTCGAGGCGGGGGTCCACCGGGCATCATCGATCAAAGTCGCGGAAGCAGCAAAAATCATCGAAAATACACAGCGTGACTTAAACATCGCCTTGATGAACGAACTCGCCATCATCTTCGACCGGATGGACATCGATACGCTCGAGGTCCTCGAAGCAGCCGGGACGAAGTGGAACTTCCTTCCGTTTCGACCAGGTCTCGTCGGCGGACACTGCATCGGCGTCGATCCCTTCTACTTGACGATGAAGGCCGAATCGCTCGGATATCATCCGGAAGTCATCCTTGCCGGACGACGCATCAACGATACGATGGGGCGCTTCATCGCGACGTCACTCGTCAAAAATCTAATCAAACAAAACATGCCCGTCCTCGGCGCACGCGTCACTGTCCTCGGTCTTTCATTTAAGGAAAACGTCAGTGACATCCGGAATTCGAAAGTCGCGAACTTAATCAAGGAGATCGAAGAGTTCGGAATCGAAGTCCAAGTCACCGATCGCCTTGTCGAAAAGGATGAAGCGAAACGCGAATACGGGATCGACCTGCTCGACATGACAGAACTGAAACCAGCCGACGTCGTCATCTTCGCCGTCAGTCATGAAGAGTACGTCGAAGGAAACTGGCTACTCGCCAAACACTTACTCAAAGTCGGGCGTGGTGTCGTCGTCGACATCAAAGGGATGCTCGCACCAGCTGAAAAACCGGAAGGGGTGCACTTATGGCGTCTTTAA
- a CDS encoding phenylacetate--CoA ligase family protein: MALKEEFYYKSPIFIQNILTSLYGKKLMGERYGAGYEKMLRELREKDRTQDYRIEQLDRLNQFLLFVEAHTPYYRELFRQHDIKLPFTSLDQLATIPILEKETLRQRNDAFMSEVDAPVRGRTGGTSGKSLQVAFMREDIQERMAHLDYFKETHGFFSGMPRASFTGRTLTAVDQKKPIFWRKNRPLNQLLLSIFHMKEENFPAYIEELNRFRPAVLDGTPTAMVEIARYLLKHNKQLDFRMIAIFPTSETVTEEMRSVLEEAFSAPVFDQYGSSEGAPIISECRNRKLHLHHETGIIEPYGTDGEVVVTCFTTRGTPLIRYRIGDRMTLSEETCRCGLNGPVVASIDGRGTSFIVSEKRGKVFEGDITTIARELPNSVLRLQVEQYALNRVTLRYIPDNQRFQPKHEKILLNEMRKLLGAEMLITLEPVEQVKQEPNGKTLIVKQSMK, encoded by the coding sequence ATGGCGCTTAAGGAAGAGTTCTATTATAAGTCTCCAATATTTATTCAGAATATTTTGACATCTTTGTATGGTAAAAAACTGATGGGTGAACGGTACGGTGCGGGTTACGAAAAAATGTTGCGGGAGTTACGCGAGAAAGACCGGACGCAGGATTACCGGATCGAACAACTCGACCGGTTAAATCAGTTCCTGCTGTTCGTCGAAGCACATACGCCGTATTACCGAGAACTCTTTCGACAGCACGACATCAAACTTCCTTTTACGTCGCTTGATCAGCTCGCAACGATTCCGATCCTTGAAAAAGAAACGTTACGGCAGCGAAACGACGCCTTCATGTCAGAAGTCGATGCGCCGGTCCGAGGACGGACGGGCGGGACGAGTGGGAAGTCCCTCCAGGTTGCTTTCATGCGCGAGGATATTCAAGAACGAATGGCGCATCTCGATTACTTCAAGGAAACACATGGGTTCTTTTCCGGGATGCCGCGGGCGAGTTTTACAGGACGGACGTTGACGGCAGTCGATCAAAAAAAACCGATCTTTTGGCGGAAGAACCGACCGCTCAATCAATTGTTGCTCTCAATCTTTCATATGAAAGAGGAGAACTTTCCTGCCTACATCGAGGAACTGAATCGTTTTCGACCGGCTGTACTCGACGGAACACCGACAGCGATGGTCGAAATCGCCCGCTATTTATTAAAACACAACAAACAGCTCGACTTTCGGATGATCGCCATCTTCCCGACGTCGGAAACGGTGACGGAAGAAATGCGCTCCGTGCTCGAAGAAGCCTTTTCAGCACCTGTGTTTGACCAGTATGGCTCATCCGAAGGAGCACCCATCATTTCGGAGTGTCGAAACCGGAAGCTGCACCTGCACCATGAGACCGGCATTATCGAACCATACGGGACAGACGGTGAAGTTGTCGTGACGTGTTTTACGACCCGCGGGACCCCGCTGATCCGTTACCGGATTGGTGACCGGATGACCCTCAGTGAAGAGACGTGCCGCTGTGGACTGAACGGACCGGTCGTCGCTTCAATCGACGGACGGGGGACGAGTTTCATCGTCAGTGAGAAGCGGGGCAAGGTGTTTGAAGGTGATATCACGACGATTGCCCGCGAATTACCGAACTCGGTCTTACGACTTCAAGTCGAACAATACGCACTCAATCGTGTCACACTGCGTTACATCCCGGACAATCAGCGTTTCCAACCGAAACACGAGAAGATTTTGTTGAACGAGATGCGAAAGCTGCTTGGAGCGGAGATGTTGATTACGCTCGAGCCCGTCGAACAAGTCAAACAAGAACCGAATGGAAAAACATTGATCGTCAAACAGTCGATGAAATAG
- a CDS encoding NAD-dependent epimerase: protein MQNKTILITGIAGFIGFHAARRFLAEGYRVIGLDEVNDYYDPALKEARLVELDPRRYTFYRVSLEDTAAVDAIFAKEQIDLVLHLAAQAGVRYSIDRPDVYITSNIVGFLSILEACRHHPVEQLVYASSSSVYGSNTKMPFAVTDAVDHPLSLYAASKKANELMAHTYSSLYGIKTTGLRFFSVYGPWGRPDMALFKFTEAIANGQPIDLYNYGEMGRDFTYVDDIVESIYRLMQTEPVADPSFDKAQPQPDRSFVPYRVFNIGSHSPIRLNEFVALIERRLGKTAIKHGMPLQAGDVPESFADVTSLFETIGYRPQTTVEAGVNAFIDWYEGHYQLKEEVQDGA from the coding sequence GTGCAGAATAAAACGATTTTAATCACCGGTATCGCAGGGTTTATCGGGTTTCATGCCGCTCGGCGATTTTTAGCGGAAGGGTACCGTGTCATCGGACTTGACGAAGTCAACGATTACTACGACCCGGCGTTGAAAGAGGCGCGCTTAGTCGAACTCGATCCGAGACGCTATACCTTTTATCGTGTATCGCTCGAGGATACAGCAGCCGTCGACGCCATCTTCGCGAAGGAACAGATTGATCTCGTGCTTCATCTCGCAGCACAAGCAGGCGTTCGCTACAGCATCGATCGCCCGGACGTCTATATCACATCGAACATTGTCGGCTTCCTATCGATTCTCGAAGCCTGTCGCCATCATCCGGTCGAACAACTCGTCTATGCCTCTTCCAGTTCCGTTTACGGCTCGAACACGAAGATGCCTTTCGCCGTGACGGACGCGGTCGACCATCCGCTCAGTCTCTATGCCGCTTCCAAAAAAGCGAACGAGTTGATGGCCCACACCTACAGCAGTCTATACGGCATCAAAACGACGGGGCTTCGATTCTTCAGCGTCTATGGTCCGTGGGGACGACCAGATATGGCGTTGTTCAAATTCACGGAAGCGATCGCGAACGGTCAACCGATTGATTTATACAACTACGGTGAGATGGGACGCGACTTCACCTATGTCGACGACATCGTCGAAAGTATTTACCGGCTGATGCAGACAGAACCCGTCGCGGACCCGTCCTTTGATAAGGCGCAGCCTCAACCGGACCGAAGCTTCGTTCCGTACCGGGTCTTCAACATCGGCAGCCACAGTCCGATCCGCCTGAACGAATTCGTCGCTTTGATCGAACGGCGGCTCGGCAAGACGGCGATCAAACACGGGATGCCGCTCCAGGCAGGAGACGTCCCGGAAAGCTTCGCTGACGTCACGTCGTTGTTCGAGACGATCGGTTACCGGCCGCAGACGACGGTCGAAGCGGGTGTCAATGCATTCATCGATTGGTATGAAGGCCATTACCAGCTGAAGGAGGAGGTCCAAGATGGCGCTTAA
- a CDS encoding oligosaccharide flippase family protein yields MKAPRQLSRFNLIFIADTAYSLHQWMILTLLIKWSTPLNIGYFNYALALTAPIVMFCWLNASTILTAERAGLKNFTLFIKTRFFLLTLGVFVLLIVYYFFGEADILLLTLLVYLNKYMESFADLSYGFLQGHMAFKEVALSKIFRSLINVSGAALILFTTHSIHGFVLAMIAGNLIMLIIYDLPTVRRIGQGFENITMSDRYQTGRQLFFKAVPLGFVALLVALNANIPRLFVGQTIGTEELGYYASIAYLLVLGSLFIHSLVAVLLPNFSSETGERQSLPALRKLTRSMLLMTNAVGVLLIIGAIFFGKWGLTIFYNASFVQYHTIFVLMMIASLFFYNSTVIQALLTGFQQFRIQTLAIFGSVAVNLIACSFLIPLYGLYGATTAYALCAVTQIVLLVPALYRALYPRNLPLAIEQSS; encoded by the coding sequence ATGAAAGCACCCCGGCAGTTATCACGCTTTAACTTGATTTTCATAGCCGATACGGCCTATTCCTTACACCAATGGATGATTTTGACGCTCTTAATCAAATGGAGCACGCCACTCAACATCGGTTATTTCAATTACGCGCTCGCCTTGACGGCACCGATCGTCATGTTTTGTTGGCTCAACGCCAGTACGATTTTGACGGCGGAACGGGCTGGGCTGAAGAACTTTACGCTCTTCATCAAAACACGGTTCTTCCTCTTGACGCTCGGCGTGTTCGTCTTACTGATCGTCTATTATTTCTTCGGTGAAGCGGATATCTTACTGTTGACGTTACTCGTTTATCTCAATAAATACATGGAATCGTTCGCCGATCTTTCGTACGGCTTCCTCCAAGGGCACATGGCGTTCAAAGAAGTCGCGTTATCGAAGATTTTCAGAAGTCTGATCAACGTCTCGGGTGCAGCCTTGATCCTCTTTACGACCCATTCGATTCACGGATTCGTCCTCGCGATGATTGCTGGGAACTTAATCATGCTGATCATCTACGATTTACCGACCGTCCGCCGGATTGGACAAGGGTTTGAAAATATCACGATGAGCGATCGCTACCAAACGGGCCGGCAATTGTTTTTCAAGGCCGTCCCGCTCGGATTTGTTGCCTTACTCGTTGCCTTGAATGCCAACATCCCGCGTCTCTTCGTCGGTCAAACAATCGGGACGGAAGAACTCGGTTACTACGCGAGTATCGCTTACTTACTCGTTTTAGGTAGCTTGTTCATCCACTCGCTCGTCGCCGTGCTCTTACCAAATTTTTCGTCAGAGACGGGCGAACGACAAAGTCTCCCGGCACTCCGAAAGCTGACACGCTCGATGCTGCTGATGACAAACGCAGTCGGCGTCTTGTTGATCATCGGGGCCATCTTCTTCGGAAAATGGGGATTGACGATTTTCTACAATGCTTCATTCGTGCAGTACCATACGATTTTCGTCTTGATGATGATCGCCTCGCTCTTTTTCTATAATTCGACCGTCATCCAAGCGTTACTAACGGGATTCCAGCAATTTCGCATCCAAACGCTTGCGATTTTCGGAAGTGTCGCCGTCAATCTGATTGCCTGCAGTTTCTTGATTCCACTGTATGGGTTATACGGTGCGACGACGGCTTACGCGTTATGTGCCGTCACGCAAATCGTCTTGTTGGTGCCAGCGCTCTACCGGGCGCTCTATCCGCGGAACTTGCCGCTTGCGATTGAACAAAGTAGCTAA
- a CDS encoding polysaccharide biosynthesis protein produces MQAPPLHQYRRHMKIGLLRGVDALIIAAATVVTFYFFNPLHLTVQFDLRNAIEIALIQWVALTLVAHWMRFYQIVWRYASLRELGVLLFVVVASSFVLLGLEYALFDFAVERAVFLQTGLVLNGILFVRLAIRGRTLQLKRDRTLGKRTLIIGAGASGQMITKELKQKKAHILNVVGLLDDLAELKGMRIHGVPVIGTIEQLECIIEEQKIEAVVLAIPSLSYTERVALLNRIKQTKVEAHTLPMLVELASGKVSINQIREVSIADLLGREPVELDITEIERSVSGATVLVTGAGGSIGSEICRQLIKFKPDRLILLGHGENSIYLIRRELECMTDGTILHSIIADVQDLERLNEVMGRFEPDLVYHAAAHKHVPLMEDNPREAVKNNIYGTRNVALAAEAAHVKRFVMISTDKAVNPTSVMGATKRIAEMVIQQIARNSETTFAVVRFGNVLGSRGSVIPLFKEQIAKGGPITVTDPAMTRYFMTIPEASRLVIQASVLASGGEVFVLDMGKPVNITTLAKNLIHLSGFTEEQIPIVYSGIRKGEKLYEELLAEEEVHEERVFEKILVGKTRPFGSVEPYLREINRCLDDEEALRTYLLGATNDSRPVAMPEVVRIARE; encoded by the coding sequence ATGCAAGCACCACCATTGCATCAGTATCGTCGCCATATGAAAATCGGACTTTTACGCGGGGTCGACGCACTGATTATCGCCGCCGCAACCGTCGTCACCTTCTACTTCTTCAATCCCCTTCACCTGACCGTTCAGTTCGATTTACGGAATGCGATTGAAATCGCATTGATTCAATGGGTCGCCCTAACACTCGTCGCCCACTGGATGCGCTTTTATCAAATCGTTTGGCGTTATGCGAGTCTAAGGGAGTTAGGTGTCCTCCTGTTTGTCGTCGTCGCCAGCAGCTTTGTCTTACTCGGACTCGAGTATGCCTTGTTCGACTTCGCCGTCGAACGCGCCGTCTTCCTGCAAACGGGACTTGTCCTGAACGGTATCTTATTTGTCCGCTTAGCGATTCGTGGACGGACGCTTCAACTGAAACGGGACCGGACGCTCGGTAAACGCACGCTAATCATCGGGGCTGGAGCTTCCGGACAGATGATTACGAAAGAGTTAAAGCAGAAAAAAGCGCACATCTTGAACGTCGTTGGTTTACTCGACGATCTCGCAGAACTCAAAGGGATGCGCATCCACGGCGTCCCCGTCATCGGAACGATCGAGCAACTCGAATGCATCATCGAAGAACAGAAAATCGAAGCAGTCGTGCTGGCGATTCCTTCCTTATCCTATACGGAGCGGGTCGCTTTACTCAATCGCATCAAACAGACGAAGGTCGAAGCCCATACGTTACCGATGCTCGTCGAACTGGCGTCAGGAAAAGTATCAATCAATCAAATCCGCGAAGTCTCGATCGCTGACTTGCTCGGTCGTGAACCGGTCGAACTCGACATCACGGAAATCGAACGAAGCGTCAGTGGGGCGACCGTCCTCGTGACGGGAGCCGGTGGATCGATTGGCTCAGAGATTTGTCGCCAGTTGATTAAATTTAAGCCCGACCGGCTCATCCTCCTCGGACATGGCGAGAACAGCATCTACTTGATTCGCCGGGAGCTCGAATGTATGACCGATGGTACGATCCTTCATTCCATCATCGCGGACGTTCAGGATTTGGAACGGCTGAATGAAGTCATGGGACGGTTCGAACCGGATCTCGTCTATCATGCGGCAGCCCATAAGCACGTCCCGTTGATGGAAGATAATCCACGCGAAGCCGTCAAAAATAATATTTACGGGACACGCAACGTCGCGCTCGCAGCGGAAGCAGCACACGTCAAACGATTCGTCATGATTTCGACCGATAAAGCCGTCAATCCGACGAGCGTGATGGGGGCGACGAAACGGATTGCCGAGATGGTCATCCAGCAAATCGCCCGCAACAGTGAAACGACGTTCGCCGTCGTCCGGTTCGGAAATGTCCTCGGCAGCCGGGGTTCCGTCATCCCGCTCTTCAAGGAGCAAATCGCAAAAGGCGGACCGATCACCGTGACGGACCCGGCGATGACGCGGTACTTCATGACGATTCCGGAAGCGAGTCGGCTCGTCATTCAGGCAAGCGTCCTCGCAAGCGGAGGAGAGGTGTTCGTCCTCGACATGGGAAAACCGGTCAACATCACGACGCTTGCGAAAAATTTGATTCACTTGAGCGGTTTTACGGAAGAACAGATTCCAATCGTCTACAGCGGCATTCGAAAAGGCGAGAAGCTTTATGAGGAGTTGCTCGCAGAAGAAGAAGTCCATGAGGAACGGGTTTTCGAGAAAATTCTAGTTGGGAAGACCCGGCCCTTCGGCTCCGTCGAACCGTATCTTCGGGAAATCAATCGTTGCCTCGACGATGAAGAGGCGCTTCGGACGTACCTGCTCGGTGCGACGAATGACAGTCGCCCGGTCGCGATGCCAGAAGTCGTCCGGATCGCGCGAGAATGA